A stretch of Telopea speciosissima isolate NSW1024214 ecotype Mountain lineage chromosome 11, Tspe_v1, whole genome shotgun sequence DNA encodes these proteins:
- the LOC122646589 gene encoding superoxide dismutase [Fe] 3, chloroplastic, with amino-acid sequence MAFCCNKTCPANSHLLASDFWRPFKIPKFQYVKKGRFDVSQRASKALAFFGLTTPPYKLDALEPYLSRKMLEMHWGAHHRDYVEGLNEQLKNNDPLYGYTLDELVKVTYNNGNPLPEFNNAIQVWNHDFFWESMQPSGSNMPGEGLLQQIEKDFGSFTNFREKFVDAALTLFGSGWVWLVLKNKEKRLAVVKTSNGINPLLWGDFPIINLDMWEHAYYLDYKDDKGKYVNTFMNNLVSWDAATARMARAEAFVNLGEPKIPVA; translated from the exons ATGGCTTTCTGTTGTAATAAAACTTGCCCTGCAAACTCTCATCTTCTGGCGAGCGACTTTTGGAGGCCATTCAAGATTCCCAAGTTTCAATATGTG AAGAAAGGACGATTTGATGTGTCCCAAAGGGCTTCAAAGGCTCTGGCTTTCTTTGGCCTGACAACTCCTCCATATAAACTT GATGCATTGGAACCATATTTGAGCCGGAAGATGCTGGAAATGCATTGGGGAGCTCATCATCGTGATTATGTGGAGGGTTTGAATGAACAGCTTAAGAACAATGATCCATTATATGGGTACACTTTGGATGAACTAGTCAAAGTAACCTACAacaatgggaatcctttaccaGAATTTAACAATGCTATCCAG GTCTGGAaccatgattttttttgggaatccATGCAACCTAGTGGTAGCAACATGCCTGGAGAAGGTCTTCTTCAGCAGATTGAGAAGGATTTTGGTTCTTTTACCAATTTCAGGGAGAAATTTGTAGATGCAGCACTTACGCTATTTGGTTCTGGCTGGGTTTGGCTTGTAC TGAAGAATAAGGAGAAAAGACTTGCGGTGGTTAAAACATCAAATGGCATCAACCCACTACTTTGGGGTGACTTT cCCATCATCAATTTGGATATGTGGGAG CATGCTTATTATCTGGATTATAAG GACGACAAAGGAAAATATGTGAATACGTTCATGAACAACCTTGTATCATGGGATGCAGCGACAGCACGCATGGCCCGTGCTGAGGCTTTTGTGAACTTAGGGGAGCCCAAAATTCCTGTTGCTTGA